The following proteins are encoded in a genomic region of Streptomyces collinus Tu 365:
- a CDS encoding adenosylcobinamide amidohydrolase, with protein MSAVIPSSRDATRLLRVQQLSRVEDGERLHALLWRPGPGWRMISSAVLGGGIGERSWILNAQVSHGYRRTDPARHLAVLAHEAGARGEGVGLMTAADVRAHGSAHDGGVDAVATAGLGVRGWAASPAEGTAAPLRAGTVNIVVALPVALSDAALVNAVATATEAKVQALVGAGYDCSGTPTDAVCVATRTPRRGEDVHAFAGPRSLWGARLARAVHAAVSTAAAAC; from the coding sequence GTGAGTGCCGTCATCCCGTCGTCCCGCGATGCCACCCGACTGCTGCGGGTGCAGCAGCTGTCCCGAGTCGAGGACGGTGAGAGGCTGCACGCTCTCTTGTGGCGGCCGGGACCCGGCTGGCGGATGATCAGCAGCGCTGTCCTCGGCGGAGGCATCGGGGAACGTTCCTGGATCCTCAACGCGCAGGTCTCCCACGGTTACCGGCGTACCGACCCGGCCCGGCACCTGGCCGTGCTGGCCCACGAAGCCGGCGCGCGGGGCGAGGGGGTGGGCCTGATGACGGCAGCCGACGTGCGGGCCCACGGCAGCGCGCATGACGGCGGAGTCGACGCGGTGGCGACGGCGGGCCTCGGCGTACGGGGATGGGCCGCATCCCCGGCCGAGGGCACCGCGGCGCCGCTACGGGCGGGCACGGTCAACATCGTCGTCGCCCTTCCCGTGGCGCTGTCCGACGCGGCGCTGGTCAATGCCGTCGCCACGGCCACCGAGGCCAAGGTGCAGGCGCTGGTCGGGGCCGGCTACGACTGCTCCGGTACACCCACCGACGCGGTCTGCGTGGCCACACGTACGCCCCGCAGAGGCGAGGACGTCCACGCTTTCGCCGGCCCCCGCTCCCTGTGGGGGGCCCGTCTGGCACGGGCCGTCCACGCGGCCGTATCCACCGCGGCGGCTGCCTGCTGA
- a CDS encoding YunG family protein, translating into MTPWNLLTLHDALRASWAADTCSPDDLARAGWQPDNPAWGHCDITALVVNDIFGGDLMVGEVHCGSDQQGFHWWNRLPSGAELDLTREQFRTGQTVTAARVVERPPGPLPRRGKEYLLLRERVTRHLGHLPAPAA; encoded by the coding sequence ATGACCCCTTGGAATCTGCTCACCCTCCACGACGCTCTGCGCGCGAGCTGGGCCGCCGACACGTGTTCCCCGGACGACCTCGCCCGCGCCGGATGGCAGCCGGACAACCCGGCCTGGGGGCACTGCGACATCACCGCCTTGGTCGTGAACGACATCTTCGGCGGCGACCTCATGGTCGGGGAGGTCCACTGCGGCAGCGATCAGCAGGGATTCCACTGGTGGAACCGGCTGCCCAGCGGTGCGGAACTCGACCTGACGCGCGAGCAGTTCCGCACGGGCCAGACCGTGACCGCAGCGCGGGTCGTCGAGCGGCCGCCGGGCCCTCTGCCTCGGCGCGGAAAGGAGTACCTCCTGCTGCGTGAGCGTGTCACCAGGCACCTCGGGCACCTCCCGGCGCCGGCGGCCTGA
- a CDS encoding ATP-binding protein yields MAEESSLRAVGWARSLPVSSGAKGARDWTRAHLTTLGWAATAPDLVDSVVLAVSELVTNAHMHARSAAQLILTWDEECLHVTVHDASPRLPEQRPSDAGATGGRGLQLVDALADTWQAHRCPRGKDVIACFQPHAAH; encoded by the coding sequence GTGGCGGAGGAGTCGTCGTTGAGGGCTGTGGGATGGGCGCGCTCGCTCCCGGTGAGCAGTGGGGCGAAGGGAGCGAGGGACTGGACACGCGCGCACCTGACGACGCTCGGCTGGGCGGCTACCGCCCCTGACCTGGTGGACTCGGTGGTTCTGGCCGTTTCCGAGTTGGTGACCAACGCGCACATGCACGCCCGCAGCGCGGCGCAGCTGATCCTCACCTGGGACGAGGAGTGCCTGCATGTGACGGTGCACGATGCCTCGCCACGGCTGCCCGAACAGCGCCCCTCCGATGCCGGCGCAACCGGGGGCCGCGGCCTGCAACTGGTCGACGCACTCGCCGACACCTGGCAGGCCCACCGGTGTCCCCGTGGCAAAGACGTGATCGCCTGCTTCCAGCCACACGCAGCCCACTGA
- a CDS encoding SRPBCC family protein, which translates to MTREDDGGQSVPNTPGKRSGGDGVTRRRPLRERHVEETVEVAVPVRTAYNQWTQFKTFPRFSTMVRDVEQIRPTVTAWTIGYGPLRHRFAVEIVEQDPDAYLAWRGLEQHPTHQGEVEFRPTESGGTAITVRMLLQPRGAAKVLTRSSRVVGLTVRLVRGELVSFKHFIEGLGQEGGAWRGTIRNGRVQHDTPEPPRSRVAQWPVG; encoded by the coding sequence ATGACGCGCGAAGACGACGGTGGGCAGTCCGTGCCGAACACCCCAGGCAAGCGCTCCGGCGGCGACGGCGTCACACGCCGCCGTCCGCTGCGCGAGCGGCACGTCGAGGAGACGGTCGAGGTCGCGGTGCCGGTCCGCACGGCCTACAACCAGTGGACGCAGTTCAAGACGTTCCCGCGCTTCTCGACCATGGTCCGCGACGTCGAGCAGATCAGGCCTACCGTCACCGCGTGGACCATCGGCTACGGCCCCCTGCGTCACCGTTTCGCCGTCGAGATCGTGGAACAGGACCCTGACGCCTACCTGGCCTGGCGTGGCCTGGAGCAGCACCCCACCCACCAGGGCGAGGTCGAGTTCAGGCCGACGGAGTCCGGTGGCACCGCGATCACGGTCCGGATGCTCCTCCAACCGCGGGGGGCAGCGAAGGTCCTCACCCGCTCGTCCAGGGTCGTGGGGCTCACCGTGCGGCTGGTGCGCGGGGAACTGGTGAGCTTCAAGCACTTCATCGAAGGGCTCGGTCAGGAGGGCGGTGCCTGGCGCGGCACCATCCGCAACGGCCGGGTTCAGCACGACACCCCGGAACCGCCCAGGAGCCGTGTCGCCCAGTGGCCCGTCGGCTGA
- a CDS encoding FdhF/YdeP family oxidoreductase, protein MQNPPGEEPETSLSVTPPKKWAAGVPAVVHALEYSLEQTSPRKTGVDLLTMNQVGGVDCPGCAWADPAPGRRHRNEYCENGAKHINDDATTRRITADFFREHSVSDLAARSDMWLNQQGRLTEPMIKRPGSDHYEPIGWNDALGVLAQELKGLDSPDEAVFYTSGRASNEAAFVFQLFARAYGTNNLPDCSNMCHESSGFALNETLGVGKGTVSLDDLHHADLIFLVGQNPGSNHPRQLSALEEAKRNGGRIVAVNPLPEAGLRRFKNPQKPRGVVGRGTQIADRFLHIKPGGDLALFQALNRLLLEAEDARPGTVLDHDFINAHTSGFEEFARHARTVDWDDVRTATGLTREEIEKVRDEVLRSERVIVCWAMGITQHKHGVPTIREIVNFLLLRGNLGRAGTGACPVRGHSNVQGDRTMGIWEQMPDTFLDALQDEFGFDPPRPHGLDSVNSSKAMLEGRVKVFLALAGNFVRAAPDSEVTEKAMRSCRLTAHISTKLNRSHTVCGDTALILPTLGRTERDVQADGEQFVTVENSMSEVHTSQGRLEPASRVLLSEVAILCRLARLSLDGEGNIPWAKFEGDYHTIRDSISRIVPGFHDFNARVTRPGGFQLPNPVNEGVFRTETGKARFTCNERVVPRAPEGHLLLQTLRSHDQWNTVPYTNNDRYRGIHGSRHVILVNPADLSELGLAQGDRVDLVSVWEDGTERRAENFEVVSYPAAKGSAAAYYPETNVLVPLDSVADVSNQPTSKGIVVRLEPTGDRSRPAPV, encoded by the coding sequence ATGCAGAACCCGCCCGGTGAGGAGCCGGAGACCTCCCTCTCCGTGACACCGCCGAAGAAGTGGGCGGCCGGGGTTCCCGCCGTCGTGCACGCGCTGGAGTACTCCCTGGAGCAGACCTCCCCGCGCAAGACCGGGGTCGACCTGCTCACCATGAACCAGGTGGGCGGGGTCGACTGCCCCGGCTGCGCGTGGGCGGACCCCGCTCCGGGCCGGCGCCATCGCAATGAGTACTGCGAGAACGGCGCGAAGCACATCAACGACGACGCCACGACGCGCCGGATCACCGCCGACTTCTTCCGCGAGCACAGCGTGTCCGATCTGGCCGCACGCTCCGACATGTGGCTCAACCAGCAGGGCCGGCTCACCGAGCCGATGATCAAACGGCCCGGGTCGGACCACTACGAGCCCATTGGCTGGAACGACGCCCTGGGCGTGCTCGCGCAGGAACTGAAGGGGCTGGACTCGCCCGACGAGGCGGTCTTCTACACCTCCGGCCGGGCCAGCAACGAGGCCGCCTTCGTCTTCCAGCTCTTCGCCCGCGCCTACGGCACCAATAACCTGCCCGACTGCAGCAACATGTGCCACGAGTCCAGCGGCTTCGCCCTGAACGAGACGCTGGGCGTCGGCAAGGGCACCGTGAGTCTCGACGACCTCCACCACGCGGACCTGATCTTCCTGGTGGGGCAGAACCCGGGCAGCAACCACCCGCGGCAGCTTTCGGCCCTGGAGGAGGCCAAACGCAACGGCGGCCGCATCGTGGCGGTGAACCCGTTGCCGGAGGCGGGCCTGCGACGCTTCAAGAACCCGCAGAAGCCGCGTGGGGTCGTGGGGCGGGGCACCCAGATCGCCGACCGCTTCCTGCACATCAAGCCGGGCGGGGACCTTGCCCTGTTCCAGGCACTGAACCGGTTGTTGCTGGAGGCGGAGGACGCGCGTCCCGGCACCGTCCTGGACCACGACTTCATCAACGCCCATACCTCCGGCTTCGAGGAGTTCGCCCGGCACGCCCGCACCGTCGACTGGGACGACGTGCGTACGGCGACGGGACTGACCCGCGAGGAGATCGAGAAGGTCCGCGACGAGGTCCTGCGGAGCGAACGCGTCATCGTGTGCTGGGCGATGGGCATCACCCAGCACAAGCACGGCGTACCCACCATCCGGGAGATCGTCAACTTCCTGCTGCTGCGCGGCAATCTGGGGCGCGCCGGCACGGGCGCCTGCCCGGTGCGCGGCCACAGCAACGTCCAGGGCGACCGCACCATGGGCATCTGGGAGCAGATGCCGGACACCTTCCTGGACGCCCTTCAGGACGAGTTCGGCTTCGATCCGCCGCGCCCGCACGGCTTGGACTCGGTGAACTCCAGCAAGGCGATGCTGGAGGGCCGCGTCAAGGTCTTCCTCGCCCTGGCCGGGAACTTCGTACGCGCAGCGCCCGACAGCGAGGTCACCGAGAAGGCGATGCGATCGTGCCGGCTGACCGCCCACATCTCCACCAAGCTCAACCGCTCGCACACCGTCTGCGGCGACACCGCCTTGATCCTGCCGACGCTTGGGCGCACCGAGCGTGATGTCCAGGCCGACGGCGAGCAGTTCGTCACCGTCGAGAACTCCATGAGCGAGGTGCACACCTCCCAGGGACGACTCGAACCGGCCTCGCGCGTGCTGCTGAGCGAGGTCGCCATCCTGTGCCGGCTCGCCCGGCTGAGCCTCGACGGCGAGGGGAACATCCCCTGGGCCAAGTTCGAGGGCGACTACCACACCATCCGCGACAGCATCTCTCGGATCGTGCCGGGCTTTCACGACTTCAACGCCCGGGTGACCCGTCCGGGAGGCTTCCAGCTACCCAACCCGGTCAACGAGGGCGTGTTCAGGACCGAGACCGGCAAGGCCCGGTTCACCTGCAACGAGCGGGTGGTCCCCCGGGCCCCCGAGGGTCACCTGCTGCTGCAGACCTTGCGCTCGCACGACCAGTGGAACACCGTCCCGTACACCAACAACGACCGCTACCGCGGCATCCACGGCAGCCGCCACGTGATCCTCGTCAACCCGGCCGACCTGTCCGAACTCGGCCTCGCCCAGGGCGATCGCGTGGACCTGGTGAGCGTCTGGGAGGACGGTACCGAGCGCCGGGCCGAGAACTTCGAGGTCGTGTCCTACCCCGCGGCCAAGGGTTCGGCCGCCGCCTACTACCCGGAGACGAACGTCCTGGTGCCGCTCGACAGCGTCGCCGACGTGAGCAACCAGCCCACGTCGAAGGGCATCGTCGTCCGCCTCGAACCCACAGGCGACCGATCCCGGCCGGCACCCGTCTGA
- a CDS encoding DUF1153 domain-containing protein has product MSTISWRRPLLMAVASLTLVSGTACAAQAATHTGTTGTSGYSALAGRSAHCGKGGEGGAGGKGGAPGRPGQPGQPGQPGGCLSFKDLPDKAEPDLTVMDKVRIVLTVTSGHATKADVAKKYRIPEKEVDTWQRQFQDGDWLGLLDDGSAPGS; this is encoded by the coding sequence ATGTCCACAATCTCCTGGCGGCGTCCCCTCCTCATGGCGGTGGCCTCCCTGACCCTCGTCTCCGGCACCGCGTGCGCCGCCCAGGCCGCGACGCACACAGGCACCACCGGCACCAGCGGTTACTCGGCCCTCGCCGGCCGGTCCGCGCACTGCGGCAAGGGTGGGGAGGGCGGCGCGGGGGGCAAGGGCGGCGCGCCCGGCCGACCGGGCCAGCCCGGCCAGCCCGGCCAGCCCGGCGGCTGCCTGTCCTTCAAGGACCTGCCCGACAAGGCGGAGCCGGATCTCACCGTGATGGACAAGGTCCGGATCGTGCTGACCGTGACCTCCGGCCACGCGACGAAGGCCGACGTCGCCAAGAAGTACAGAATCCCGGAGAAGGAGGTCGACACCTGGCAGCGGCAGTTCCAGGACGGCGACTGGCTGGGGCTGCTCGACGACGGCTCCGCCCCCGGCTCCTGA